Genomic segment of Paenibacillus polymyxa:
CCAGCCGCCTTGGCTAGCTCACCAATTCGATACAGCTTCATATCCCCATCTGTCTTCACCTCGCGCTCTTCGTTCAACCTTCAATATTAGCATTTGCAAACGGAGTGTATATAAAGAATATTTTACATGATTCCCAACCATACAGTCAAACGTCATGCTTTTTTCTGGACAGAAACAAGCTACTTTTATAGTTAGTAAATGTGACATGAAGTGTTTGGAACCATATTTTTTTAACATAATAAAAAAAATCTTGTCAACTTTCATGTATTCTGATTATAATGACAATAAGAATTTCACGAAATGTAAAGAAACTTAACATTCGAGGGAGTGGGCTTCATGAGAAAAAAGTGGTTAGTTGTATTATTGGCCATGCTGACAGTATTAGCTTTTCCGGTAGGTGCGTTTGCTGCTGACGGTCCGACAAATATTCAACTTCAAGCCGGGCTAAACACGGCCTTTACGTTCTTGGCATTTATACTTGTATTTTTTATGCAAGCGGGATTTGCATTGCTGGAGGCAGGCTCGACACGAATGAAGAATGCAGGCCATGTCGCTGGTAAAACGATTCTCACCACGGGTGTTGCGGCTTTGTCCTTCTGGGCACTTGGATTTGGATTCGGCTTTGGTAATGATGGCGGTAACGGATTTATGGGACTGACAGGTTTCTTCATGAGTGGTACGGATGCTGCTGCATCGTTTGATGCTCTTTCAGGTCTGGATGTTCCGATTACAATTATGTTTTTGTTCCACTTTGCTTTCGCTGCGGTATCACTTTCTATCGCATGTGGGGGAATGGCAGAGCGTGCAAAATTAAGTGTATACATTATCTTCGGTATTTTGTTCTCTATCGTGATCTATCCGGTTGTAGCTCACTGGGTGTGGGGCGGCGGATGGCTTGGTAAGTTAGGCATGCAGGATTATGCCGGTTCGACGGTAGTCCATTTGACAGGCGCTACGGCGGCACTCGTCGCTACACTGCTGCTCAAACCGCGTCTGGGCAAGTTCAATAAAGATGGCAAGCCGAACATTATCCCTGGTCATAATCAGGTGTACTCTATCTTGGGTGTTATTATTCTCTGGTTTGGTTGGTTTGGGTTTAACCCAGGTAGTGCGGTATCGGCTATGAACGACGGATTCTTTGGATATGTGGCCTTGACTACCAATATTGCTGCTGCGGCAGGTGGGGTTTTCGCTTTGCTCGTATCCTGGATGGTATATGGAAAAGCAGATATTCCTGCTATGCTAAACGGTGTGCTGGCGGCTTTGGTTGCTATTACTGGTTCTTGTGCCTTTGTAGCCCCTTGGGCGGCACTGGTCATTGGTGCAGTAGCAGGGATCGTCACTTTCTTCACAGCGCAATGGTTCGAGCGTGCAAGAGTAGATGACCCGGTATATGCTTTCTCCGTGCATGGTGTTGCAGGGATGTGGGGTGCAGTGTCCACAGGGTTCTTCGCTACTCCTGAGCTTGTAAAAATAACAGGTGTAGGTCAAGCGGGTCTGTTCTATGGTGGTGGATTTACCCAATTAGGAGTACAGCTGCTTGGACTGATTGGCACCTTGGCTTTCGTGTTCGTCATTTCCTTCATTATTCTGGGTGCGATGAAAGCGATTATGGGTATCCGCGTTACGGAAGAGGAAGAAACGATGGGACTGGATATCAGTGAACACGGTACGTACGGCTATCCTGAGCAAATGAAGTTGGTTGCCGAGGCTGAAAAGCGTTCTGGAATTGTGAACTAATATGTAAAATATAAAGAACCAGTATGGATGAGCGGAGGAGATGGAAGTATGGAACTGCAAAATATGGCCTCTTGGGTGAGTTCCGCTGAAGCGATGGATCAAGCAGATACGCCTGAATCGCTAAGGCAGGCCAGGGTCGACTCTCAAAAATGGCTGCTGGCTTCCCAAGCCTCCGCTCCGTTATCAGATTGGTTACGAACGGCGAATGAAATGCATGACCGCATCGCGGCCAGAGCTGTACAAATGTGTGAAAAAGGGATGGTTGAGGATGGCTTCGGCCCTCCTCCCGTCCCTTACGCATTTATAGCCTTCGGAAGCATGGGGCGCTCGGAATCGACGCTGTGGAGTGACCAGGATAACGGTATGATTATCAGTGACACAATATCTGCTGATAAAGAATTGTATTTTAGAGAGTTCGGTCGCAGAGTGTCTGCGATGTTAGAGTATTTGGGATATCCCAAATGTGAGGGGAAAGTAATGTGCTCGGAGCCGTTGTGGCGCCAAACATTGTCTGGATGGCAAGAACAGCTAACAAAATGGTCGGACGATTTTGCTTGGGAGCCGATCCGTTATCTGATTATCTCGTCTGATATGAGGCATATCGCTGGGGATGAGCAATTATCTGCAAACTGGAAACGAAGTTTTTATGAGTTGTTCCGAAAACATCCTGATTTACCCTCGGCGGTACTTCGGAACACGGTGAGGCATAAAGCGACACTTAATATTTTAGGTCAGATTGTTACCGAGCGCTTCGGTGAGCATGCGGGCGATTTTGATGTGAAATACGGATTGTACATTCCGCTGGTGAACGCAGTCCGTTTTTTGGCGTTACAACATGGTGTAGAGGAAACCTCCACCCTCAAAAGGCTCAGTCGTCTCGCATCATTGGAAGCGGCGCCGTTGCCTTTACTCGATGCTTGCGAGCGAGCCTTTCGGATCGCGCTTCAGCTTCGAATGGCTACTCCGGTGAAGAAGAATGATGGATTGCTGGTCAGCAATGGCTACCTGGCTGTAAAGCCGCTCAAACAAAGTAAAGGCTGGCATGAGTTGCGCGAGGCGCTTTCGACAGTACGACGGCTGCATCGTGCGTTGCAAAGGCAGTTGCGATTTATGGAAGGGAGAAGGTCATGAAGGAACCAGCGCAGGGAAGTGGCTTCTGGAGCGCTCTCCGCAGAGGAGGAGTGCCGTCTGCGATCGCATCTGTAATGGGGGCTCCTACGGCTCAGCAGATGGCGTTTATTCGCTCCTTAACCCGGGAGCAACGGCGCTCTGAAGTATTGCGGACCCCGCTGGATCGTTTGGAGACGGTAGTTTTTGATCTGGAGACAACGGGATTTTCAGCACAGCATGGAGATGAGATTTTATCGTTCGGGGCGATTCGGGTTGTCGGGGACATGATTATGGAAAAAGAGCAGTTTTATACGCTTGTTAATCCACGGACTGTGATTCCTGAGCATATTACCGAGCTAACTGGGATTACCCGGGAAATGACGGATGAAGCTCCACCGCTTATGAACGGACTGCACGACTTTATGTCCTTTGTAGGTGGGCGAGTACTTGTGGCACATGCTAGCGCTCATGACAAGGCCTTTTTGAATGCTGCGTTATGGAAAACATCTAAAGTTCAATTGACTCACCGTGTTCTGGATACGATGATGCTTGCCAAATGGCTTGAGCCACAGCAACATCAAACCTACAGTTTGGATGAATTGTTGACCTATCAATCCATTCCGATTGAAGGACGGCACCATGCGTTAGAGGATGCGAAAATGACGGCTAAGCTGTGGGTTGCTTATGTTCAGGAAATGTTGAAGCGTAATGTGACCAATTTGGCAGATGTCTACGCGCATTTAAGTCATGCCTGATTCAGTACAAGGCATAGCATAAAAACAGCAAGTTCGCGATTTCGTGGGTTTGCTGTTTTTTTTTTGCGTCCTGTTCAGATTTAGAAGGTTAGAGGTGGGAACAGTATGGGCATCCTATGAAGAAGGTAAGGGTTATTTAGACGAAAGACAGGTGATAAGACTGTGAAAAGATTTCTTTTCATCAGAGCGATGGTTATGCTGGTTGTGGTTGGGGCTTCGTGGGGAGTTATTGAAAACACAACTTATGCAGCAATCCTGTCCATGGAAAATGCACCATTAAAAGAGGAATACGGTAGAGAAAGACTTAAAGCTGAGAAAGAGGTAGAGGATGAAACAGCAGATGCGGTAGAGGTAATGAAAAAGATAAAGCCTGGGCAGCGGCTTCCTTCTATGATTTTAAAGGGGTTAAACGGCAAGACCTACGATGTAGGGGCCACGCGCAATAAAGCTTTGGTTATTAGCTTTTGGGCTTCGTGGTGCGATCCGTGCCGATTAGAAGCGCCTATGCTGAATGAGTTGTATAGTAAGTACAAAGATGATGTGGATGTGTATGGTATCAATGTAACTCGCTATGATCGATTGGAGGATGTACAGAAGTTTTCCCGCTCTTTGGATCTCAAATTTCCCATTTTACTTGATGAGCAAGGAGCATTGTTTGAACGATTTGGAGGGGTAGCTTTTCCAACCCATGTAATGGTTGATCATCATGGACAGGTCCGCGAAATCATAATCGGCATGCTCAGTGAGCAGGAGTTGGAACGCAAAATAGAAACTCTTGAAAAAAAGAAGGTGTCTTTGGGAGCCGAGTAGACCCCCAAAGACACCTTAAAAGCTCATGCGAGCACCTGATTAGTGATTAACTAATCCATGATGAGTAAGCTCTGCCTGATCGTTTTTTGGAGTCGGTGCTTCCAATAATGCGTAACGGAAACTGTCCAAGAGAGCTTCCCAGCTGGCTTCAATTACATTTTCGGATACACCTACGTTACTCCAGACGTCCTCGTAATTTTTAGACTCAATGAGCACACGTACCTTGGCGGCGGTGGCATCCTTTTCGTCAAGCACACGTACCTTGTAGTCAGCCAAATGCATGTCCCGCAAGGCAGGGAAATATTGAGAAAGAGCCTTGCGGAGTGCGTTATCGAGCGCGTTGACAGGACCGTTACCTTCAGCTGCGGTATAGACACTCGTCCCTGCGACATTCAGTTTCAAAAATGCCTCGGATACGACCGGGCGGCCGGCAGTTTTCTCTACCAGCACTTTGAAGGATTCAAAAGAGAACATTTCCTTCACTTCACCACCTGCTTCACGAATGAGCAGTTCCAACGAAGCATCCGCGCCTTCAAACTGGTACCCCTGATGCTCCAGTTCCTTGATGCGGCTAATTACGCCACGTGCCTCATCACTAGATGGGTCAAGGGTGATGCCCAGCTCTTGCGCTTTGGATACCACGTTGCTTTGCCCGGCCAGTTCGGAGACCAAGACCCGTTGCTTGTTCCCCACGAGTTCAGGAGCGATGTGCTCATAAGTTCGCGAGTCGCGCAGAATGGCTGACACGTGGATGCCCCCCTTATGGGCAAAAGCTGCATTGCCTACATAAGGCTGGTTCACAGGCATATTGACGTTGGCGACTTCGCTCACAAAGCGGGCTGTATTGTGGAGTTGATTTAACTTCTCAGTATCTAGACAGTCGTAGCCCAGCTTGAGCTGCAAATTAGGAATGACGGAGCACAGGTTAGCATTACCACACCGTTCACCGTAACCGTTGATGGTACCCTGAACCTGCCTTGCGCCTGCTTGTACAGCACTTAAAGAGTTCGCTACTGCCAATTCGCAGTCATTGTGTGTATGAATACCCAACTGCGACCTCGTTATCTGGCTTTGCAGCATAGTGACAATTTCCTGAATCTCATGCGGTAGGGTACCGCCGTTTGTATCGCACATCACGAGCCAATCCGCGCCTGCTTCTTCTGCTTTTTTCATAACGGCCATTGCATACTCGGGATTGTTTTTATATCCGTCAAAAAAATGTTCGGCATCAAAAATAACCTCCATGCCCCCTTGCTTTAAAAAGGCGATGGAGTCGTAAATCATAGACAGATTTTCCTCCAGTGTCGTCTGTAGGGCGGTGTGTACATGAAAATCCCATGATTTACCCACAAGTGTAGCAGCCTGAGCGCCGGATTCCAGAATTCGTTGTAGATTGACATCCTGTGCTGCGATGCTATCTTTGCGGCGCGTGCTGCCGAAGGCGACAATCTTTGCCTGAAGGCCTAGCTCTTGTACCCGTTTGAAAAATTCGATATCCTTGCTGTTGCTTCCGGGAATCCCGCCTTCAATATAATGAACACCGAGATCATCGAGTTTTTTGGCGATTTTCAATTTGTCATCAGCAGACAAGCTAATTCCTTCTCCTTGAGTGCCGTCTCGCAGCGTTGTGTCAAAGATAGAAATAGCGGTGGACATGAGGGACTCCTCCTTTGCGGATTGCTCAGATTGGTGATGCTCTGCTTTTTTTAAGCACATTAATTTAGTTGTTTAACGCTTAAAAACAGGAAAGCGTTAGTTGGTCGTGTTTGTATGTTAGTCGATTATATCAACTTATGACTTCAATTGTAATATATAATTATCATTTTTAGCCGCAAAACCTTTATTTTTAATGTAAAATAGAAATAGCATTTAAGGGTATTTCAAGTATAAAATCAAAACACATATTCCGCGATGACGGGTGAATTTACAGTTAAAAAGAAGGGTTGAGCATGAAAGATGTCAGTGCTTATTATCCGGCTGGTGGACGAGTTATTCTGCATGTGGATATGAATGCATTTTATTGTTCCGTTCATGCAGCGGAGGAGCCGGAGAAATATAAGGGACTGCCTACCGCGGTGGCAGGCAGTAGTGAGCTGCGCAAAGGTGTAATTGTAACCTGCTCTTATGAAGCTCGACGATTGGGCATTTCAACAGGGATGGTCGTTCAGCAGGCTCGTCGGATCTGTCCGCAGCTCATCGTAATACAGCCTGATTTTCACTTGTATCGTCGTTATTCCAAGGCATTTATGAGTATTGCCTATTCATATACGCCTATGCTGGAAGCAACTTCAATCGATGAGTGCTATCTGGATATTTCTGGCTCCAAACAGTTTGGAACACCTATGGAAATTGCTGAGGAAATCCAGCGCAGAGTAGAGGACGAACTGGGTCTGCCCTGTTCAATTGGAGTTGCTCCCAACAAGTTGCTGGCCAAAATGGCCTCTGATCTGAAAA
This window contains:
- a CDS encoding exonuclease domain-containing protein gives rise to the protein MKEPAQGSGFWSALRRGGVPSAIASVMGAPTAQQMAFIRSLTREQRRSEVLRTPLDRLETVVFDLETTGFSAQHGDEILSFGAIRVVGDMIMEKEQFYTLVNPRTVIPEHITELTGITREMTDEAPPLMNGLHDFMSFVGGRVLVAHASAHDKAFLNAALWKTSKVQLTHRVLDTMMLAKWLEPQQHQTYSLDELLTYQSIPIEGRHHALEDAKMTAKLWVAYVQEMLKRNVTNLADVYAHLSHA
- a CDS encoding TlpA family protein disulfide reductase; this translates as MKRFLFIRAMVMLVVVGASWGVIENTTYAAILSMENAPLKEEYGRERLKAEKEVEDETADAVEVMKKIKPGQRLPSMILKGLNGKTYDVGATRNKALVISFWASWCDPCRLEAPMLNELYSKYKDDVDVYGINVTRYDRLEDVQKFSRSLDLKFPILLDEQGALFERFGGVAFPTHVMVDHHGQVREIIIGMLSEQELERKIETLEKKKVSLGAE
- a CDS encoding ammonium transporter, yielding MRKKWLVVLLAMLTVLAFPVGAFAADGPTNIQLQAGLNTAFTFLAFILVFFMQAGFALLEAGSTRMKNAGHVAGKTILTTGVAALSFWALGFGFGFGNDGGNGFMGLTGFFMSGTDAAASFDALSGLDVPITIMFLFHFAFAAVSLSIACGGMAERAKLSVYIIFGILFSIVIYPVVAHWVWGGGWLGKLGMQDYAGSTVVHLTGATAALVATLLLKPRLGKFNKDGKPNIIPGHNQVYSILGVIILWFGWFGFNPGSAVSAMNDGFFGYVALTTNIAAAAGGVFALLVSWMVYGKADIPAMLNGVLAALVAITGSCAFVAPWAALVIGAVAGIVTFFTAQWFERARVDDPVYAFSVHGVAGMWGAVSTGFFATPELVKITGVGQAGLFYGGGFTQLGVQLLGLIGTLAFVFVISFIILGAMKAIMGIRVTEEEETMGLDISEHGTYGYPEQMKLVAEAEKRSGIVN
- a CDS encoding DUF294 nucleotidyltransferase-like domain-containing protein, whose amino-acid sequence is MELQNMASWVSSAEAMDQADTPESLRQARVDSQKWLLASQASAPLSDWLRTANEMHDRIAARAVQMCEKGMVEDGFGPPPVPYAFIAFGSMGRSESTLWSDQDNGMIISDTISADKELYFREFGRRVSAMLEYLGYPKCEGKVMCSEPLWRQTLSGWQEQLTKWSDDFAWEPIRYLIISSDMRHIAGDEQLSANWKRSFYELFRKHPDLPSAVLRNTVRHKATLNILGQIVTERFGEHAGDFDVKYGLYIPLVNAVRFLALQHGVEETSTLKRLSRLASLEAAPLPLLDACERAFRIALQLRMATPVKKNDGLLVSNGYLAVKPLKQSKGWHELREALSTVRRLHRALQRQLRFMEGRRS
- the cimA gene encoding citramalate synthase, with the protein product MSTAISIFDTTLRDGTQGEGISLSADDKLKIAKKLDDLGVHYIEGGIPGSNSKDIEFFKRVQELGLQAKIVAFGSTRRKDSIAAQDVNLQRILESGAQAATLVGKSWDFHVHTALQTTLEENLSMIYDSIAFLKQGGMEVIFDAEHFFDGYKNNPEYAMAVMKKAEEAGADWLVMCDTNGGTLPHEIQEIVTMLQSQITRSQLGIHTHNDCELAVANSLSAVQAGARQVQGTINGYGERCGNANLCSVIPNLQLKLGYDCLDTEKLNQLHNTARFVSEVANVNMPVNQPYVGNAAFAHKGGIHVSAILRDSRTYEHIAPELVGNKQRVLVSELAGQSNVVSKAQELGITLDPSSDEARGVISRIKELEHQGYQFEGADASLELLIREAGGEVKEMFSFESFKVLVEKTAGRPVVSEAFLKLNVAGTSVYTAAEGNGPVNALDNALRKALSQYFPALRDMHLADYKVRVLDEKDATAAKVRVLIESKNYEDVWSNVGVSENVIEASWEALLDSFRYALLEAPTPKNDQAELTHHGLVNH